A genome region from Variovorax paradoxus includes the following:
- a CDS encoding MlaA family lipoprotein, with translation MNNIASHARWVGAVAAFATISGCATGPNANPADPFEPFNRGVSRFNDTVDDAVLVPAATAYQKVLPSMVRTGVNNFFSNIGDVWSLANNVAQLKLQNSAETFMRLNVNTFFGLGGLLDVATEAGIPRHEEDFGQTLGRWGVGAGPYVVLPLLGSSTLRDTVAKPLDFYGDPLSHVDDIPWRNSLTVLRVVDTRSQYLRASRLLGDAALDKYSFTRDAFLQRRRSQVYDGNPPDDGGQ, from the coding sequence ATGAATAACATAGCAAGTCACGCGCGCTGGGTGGGTGCCGTGGCGGCCTTCGCCACGATTTCCGGTTGCGCGACCGGCCCCAATGCCAATCCGGCCGATCCGTTCGAACCGTTCAACCGCGGCGTCTCGCGTTTCAACGACACCGTCGACGATGCCGTGCTGGTTCCGGCCGCGACCGCCTACCAGAAGGTGCTCCCGTCGATGGTGCGCACCGGCGTGAACAACTTCTTCAGCAACATAGGCGATGTCTGGAGCCTGGCCAACAACGTGGCCCAGCTCAAGCTGCAGAACAGCGCAGAGACCTTCATGCGGCTGAACGTCAACACCTTCTTCGGCCTGGGCGGCCTGCTGGACGTCGCGACCGAGGCGGGCATTCCCCGCCACGAAGAAGACTTCGGCCAGACGCTGGGACGCTGGGGCGTGGGCGCCGGCCCGTACGTCGTGCTGCCGCTGCTCGGCTCTTCCACGCTGCGCGACACCGTGGCCAAGCCGCTCGATTTCTATGGCGACCCGCTGAGCCACGTGGACGACATCCCGTGGCGCAACTCGCTGACGGTGCTGCGCGTGGTCGACACGCGGTCTCAGTACCTGCGCGCGAGCCGCCTGCTGGGTGACGCCGCACTCGACAAGTATTCGTTCACGCGCGACGCTTTCCTGCAGCGCCGCCGCAGCCAGGTCTACGACGGCAACCCGCCGGACGACGGCGGCCAGTAA
- the mlaD gene encoding outer membrane lipid asymmetry maintenance protein MlaD: protein MQRSNNDIWVGLFVLIGAAALLFLALQSANLLSLNFQKTYSVTARFDNIGGLKPQTAVKSAGVVVGRVESISFNDKTFQADVTLALQNRYSFPKDSSLKILTSGLLGEQYIGIEAGAEDKNLQAGDTITATQSAVVLENLISQFLYSKAAEGNNTPSGNSNKK from the coding sequence ATGCAACGTTCCAACAACGACATCTGGGTCGGCCTGTTCGTCCTGATCGGCGCAGCGGCGCTGCTGTTTCTCGCGCTGCAGTCGGCCAACCTGCTGAGCCTGAACTTCCAGAAGACCTACTCGGTCACCGCGCGCTTCGACAACATCGGCGGGCTGAAGCCGCAGACCGCGGTGAAGAGCGCGGGCGTCGTGGTCGGGCGCGTGGAGTCGATCTCCTTCAACGACAAGACCTTTCAGGCCGACGTCACGCTGGCTTTGCAAAACCGGTACAGTTTTCCCAAGGACAGTTCGCTCAAGATCCTGACCAGTGGCCTGCTCGGCGAGCAGTACATCGGGATCGAGGCAGGCGCCGAAGACAAGAACCTGCAGGCAGGCGACACCATCACCGCGACCCAGTCGGCCGTGGTGCTGGAAAACCTGATCAGTCAGTTCCTGTACAGCAAGGCGGCGGAGGGTAACAACACGCCGTCAGGAAACTCCAATAAAAAATGA